The following are from one region of the Polyangiaceae bacterium genome:
- a CDS encoding FHA domain-containing protein, which produces MSTGDPTSVRLKYRQVDVYLSEGDYLVGRSASCQIVLDRPRVSRRHARLSIRQERMSIEDLKSANGVYVNGERITAPRELASGDRLLVGDEPLEIYKDPALAGPELATSTQREGSTSIPPAPAAMDWDGVTGGVGTQKADAFELVGRLADRCFADGKPEEAENVLRAHLSKVLEQSRRHAAVSERARQAALSYALELALNLESPRWIDYALDLLSAQQMLLSEALGRELSGAVSRIHGVDQRRVSSYLELLRTLPNSVERSRAIERAEALLRVLRR; this is translated from the coding sequence ATGAGCACGGGTGATCCCACCTCCGTTCGGTTGAAGTACCGACAGGTGGACGTCTACCTGTCGGAGGGCGACTACCTCGTGGGGCGCAGCGCTTCGTGTCAGATCGTCCTGGACCGCCCGCGGGTTTCCCGTCGCCACGCGCGCCTCAGCATCCGCCAAGAGCGAATGTCGATTGAGGATCTCAAGAGCGCAAACGGCGTCTACGTCAATGGCGAGCGCATCACGGCTCCGCGGGAGCTCGCCAGTGGGGATCGTCTGCTGGTGGGCGACGAGCCTCTGGAGATCTACAAGGATCCTGCTCTCGCCGGACCGGAGCTCGCCACGTCCACACAACGCGAGGGCAGCACCAGCATTCCGCCGGCGCCCGCGGCGATGGATTGGGACGGGGTGACGGGCGGCGTTGGAACCCAGAAGGCCGACGCCTTCGAGCTGGTCGGGCGCCTCGCGGATCGCTGCTTCGCCGATGGCAAGCCAGAAGAGGCGGAGAACGTCCTCCGCGCCCACCTGAGCAAGGTGCTCGAGCAGTCGCGGCGTCACGCCGCGGTGTCCGAGCGCGCTCGACAGGCAGCGCTGTCTTACGCGTTGGAGCTGGCCCTGAACCTCGAGAGCCCGCGCTGGATCGACTACGCCCTCGACCTGCTCTCGGCGCAGCAAATGCTCCTTTCGGAGGCCCTGGGTCGCGAGCTCTCGGGGGCAGTGTCGCGAATCCACGGAGTGGATCAGCGGCGGGTCAGCTCCTACCTCGAGCTGCTCCGCACGCTGCCCAACAGCGTGGAGCGCTCCCGCGCCATCGAGCGGGCGGAAGCGCTGCTCCGCGTCCTACGTCGCTGA